Proteins found in one Massilia sp. H6 genomic segment:
- the flhB gene encoding flagellar biosynthesis protein FlhB, whose translation MSEDSDAEKTEPASPRRLEKAREDGDVPRSRELATFTVLMTAGAGLYITGGTLAGKLGETLHSGLSLDREQVFNPQVLIERITTDLVGVLLACLPLAGLIMLVALASPLLIGGWLFSAKAFMPNFGKLNPAKGIGNMFSTNALVELLKAVAKTLVVGAVAWVVIMGQKDAVLGLAVEPLNAGSAHVGEMVGKAFLFITGALGVIAAIDGPWQLWHYGDKLKMTRQEMIQESKESDGNPEMKGRIRQLQREMARGRMMQNVPTADVIVTNPTHYAVALKYADGQKGAPRVVAKGIDEVAAKIRELGLEHKVTLLEAPALARALYKHTDIDEEIPEKLFSAVAEVLAYVYQLRAYKTGDGEYPDRPRKLAVPPEMDPNDPAYQGPGAASPGSNNGALH comes from the coding sequence ATGTCGGAAGACAGCGATGCGGAGAAAACTGAACCGGCTTCACCCAGGAGGCTCGAGAAAGCCCGTGAGGATGGCGACGTTCCCCGCTCGCGCGAACTGGCGACCTTTACCGTCCTGATGACCGCGGGCGCCGGCCTGTACATCACCGGCGGCACCCTGGCCGGCAAGCTCGGCGAAACCCTGCATTCCGGCCTCTCGCTCGACCGCGAGCAGGTATTTAACCCGCAAGTGCTGATCGAACGCATCACGACCGACCTGGTGGGCGTGCTGCTGGCCTGCCTGCCACTGGCCGGCCTGATCATGCTCGTCGCGCTGGCCTCGCCGCTGCTGATCGGCGGCTGGCTGTTCTCGGCCAAGGCCTTCATGCCCAATTTCGGCAAGCTCAACCCGGCCAAGGGAATCGGCAACATGTTTTCCACCAATGCCCTGGTCGAGCTGCTCAAGGCCGTCGCCAAGACCCTGGTGGTGGGCGCCGTGGCCTGGGTGGTGATCATGGGCCAGAAAGATGCGGTGCTGGGCCTGGCGGTCGAGCCGCTCAATGCCGGCAGCGCCCACGTGGGTGAAATGGTGGGCAAGGCCTTCTTGTTCATCACCGGCGCGCTGGGCGTGATCGCGGCCATCGACGGCCCGTGGCAGCTGTGGCACTACGGCGACAAGCTCAAGATGACGCGCCAGGAAATGATCCAGGAATCCAAGGAATCGGACGGCAATCCCGAGATGAAGGGCAGGATTCGCCAGCTCCAGCGCGAAATGGCACGCGGTCGCATGATGCAGAATGTCCCTACCGCGGATGTGATCGTCACCAACCCGACCCACTATGCGGTGGCGCTGAAGTATGCCGACGGCCAGAAGGGCGCGCCGCGCGTGGTGGCCAAGGGTATCGACGAGGTGGCGGCGAAGATCCGCGAACTCGGTCTTGAACACAAGGTGACCCTGCTGGAAGCCCCGGCACTGGCCCGTGCGCTCTACAAGCACACCGACATCGACGAAGAAATCCCGGAAAAACTGTTCTCGGCGGTGGCCGAAGTGCTGGCCTATGTCTACCAGCTGCGCGCCTACAAGACCGGCGACGGCGAGTACCCGGATCGTCCGCGCAAGCTGGCGGTGCCGCCGGAGATGGACCCCAACGACCCGGCCTACCAGGGCCCAGGCGCAGCGTCGCCAGGTAGCAATAACGGAGCACTGCACTAA
- the motD gene encoding flagellar motor protein MotD has product MARKRYDESSGAGEHHERWLISYADFITLLFAFFVVMYAISIVNEGKYAVLSDALGNAFGGRGAAQQVNTHVEPVLPLSHIVNRKRAEAARRERERLQALAENLSATLLPLMKSGQVRVTQNARGIGIEINASVLFEQGEAVLHRDAREVLRQVADLLKDHPHRIEVEGHADDLPIATPQYPSNWELSAVRAASVVRLFIEGGVAAPRLSAIGHGSTRPVAPNDSPVNQARNRRVAVMILASAPEPLAPGLQ; this is encoded by the coding sequence ATGGCGCGCAAACGCTACGATGAATCCTCCGGCGCCGGCGAGCACCATGAGCGCTGGCTGATCTCGTACGCCGACTTCATCACGCTGCTGTTCGCGTTCTTCGTCGTCATGTACGCCATCTCGATCGTCAACGAGGGCAAGTATGCGGTGCTGTCCGACGCGCTGGGCAACGCCTTTGGCGGACGCGGCGCGGCGCAGCAGGTCAATACCCACGTGGAGCCGGTGCTGCCGCTGTCGCACATCGTCAACCGCAAGCGCGCGGAAGCGGCGCGGCGCGAGCGCGAACGCTTGCAGGCGCTGGCCGAGAACCTGTCGGCCACCTTGCTGCCGCTAATGAAATCGGGGCAGGTGCGGGTAACGCAAAATGCGCGCGGCATCGGCATCGAGATCAATGCCAGCGTGCTGTTCGAACAGGGCGAAGCGGTGCTGCACCGCGACGCGCGCGAGGTGCTGCGCCAGGTGGCAGACCTGCTCAAGGACCATCCGCACCGGATCGAGGTCGAAGGTCACGCCGACGACCTGCCGATCGCGACGCCGCAGTATCCGTCGAACTGGGAACTGTCGGCAGTGCGCGCGGCCAGCGTGGTACGCTTGTTCATCGAGGGCGGTGTTGCGGCGCCACGGCTGTCTGCCATCGGGCATGGCTCGACGCGGCCGGTGGCGCCCAACGACAGCCCGGTCAACCAGGCGCGCAACCGGCGCGTTGCTGTCATGATCCTGGCCTCGGCGCCGGAACCCCTGGCGCCAGGCCTGCAATAG
- the flhA gene encoding flagellar biosynthesis protein FlhA, translated as MNSIRLPAWMNGLSKSGNALAAPLLIIVLLAMMILPLPAFALDVFFSFNIALSVIVLLTALYTVKPLDFMAFPAILLVSTMLRLSLNVASTRIVLTEGHTGGAAAGKVIEAFGHFLIGGNYTVGIVVFIILTIINFSVVTKGAGRIAEVGARFALDAMPGKQMAIDADLNAGLIGEEDARKRRREVSQEAEFYGAMDGASKYVKGDAIAGIMITVINIIGGLIIGVVQHDMSVAKSAEVYTLLAIGDGLVAQLPSLIISIAAGMVVSRVANDDDISTQLTTQLLARPEALYITGGIILALGMIPGMPNLVFLLLGAILLGGGYLIAKRRKEAPALEAAAAAEAAAAANGGGAGGAGAPAESEEATWQDVMAVDTLGLEVGYRLIPLVDKTQGGELLKRIKGIRKKFAQEVGFLAPPVHIRDNLELKPSAYRITLKGVEVGAGEAMNGQFLAINPGMASGTLPGLVTVDPAFGLPATWIDASLRDEAQSMGYTVVDAGTVVATHLNHLITTHASELLGRMEVQALLDHLGKETPKLVEDLVPKVVSLSTLQKVLQNLLQEGVHIRDMRTIIEALSEFSTQTQDPNELTAMVRVGLGRAIVQQLFPGMNELSVMTLDNRLERLLMQAMGTGGDGAGIEPGLADTIAQQAASAAQQQEELGLSPVLLVPAPLRVLLARFLRRAVPQLKVLSHNEIPETKTIRVTSLVGVPM; from the coding sequence ATGAACAGCATCAGACTGCCGGCATGGATGAACGGACTGAGCAAGAGCGGCAACGCGCTGGCCGCGCCTTTGCTGATCATCGTGCTGCTGGCGATGATGATCCTGCCGCTGCCGGCCTTCGCCCTCGATGTGTTCTTCAGCTTTAACATCGCGCTGTCCGTGATCGTGCTGCTAACCGCGCTGTACACGGTCAAGCCGCTCGACTTCATGGCGTTTCCGGCAATCTTGCTGGTCTCGACGATGCTGCGCCTGTCGCTCAACGTCGCATCCACCCGCATCGTGCTGACCGAGGGTCACACCGGCGGCGCGGCGGCCGGCAAGGTAATCGAGGCCTTCGGCCACTTCCTGATCGGCGGCAACTACACGGTCGGTATCGTCGTGTTCATCATCCTGACCATCATTAACTTCTCGGTGGTTACCAAGGGTGCCGGCCGTATCGCCGAAGTCGGTGCGCGCTTCGCGCTCGACGCGATGCCGGGCAAGCAGATGGCGATCGACGCCGACCTCAATGCCGGCCTGATCGGAGAAGAAGATGCCCGCAAGCGGCGCCGGGAAGTGTCGCAAGAAGCCGAGTTCTACGGCGCGATGGACGGTGCCTCGAAATACGTCAAGGGCGATGCCATTGCCGGCATCATGATCACCGTGATCAACATCATCGGCGGCCTGATCATTGGTGTCGTGCAGCACGACATGAGCGTGGCCAAGTCGGCCGAGGTCTATACGCTGCTGGCCATCGGCGATGGCCTGGTGGCCCAGCTGCCGTCGCTGATCATCTCGATCGCGGCCGGTATGGTGGTCTCGCGGGTGGCCAACGACGACGACATCAGCACCCAGCTGACCACCCAGCTGCTGGCCCGTCCGGAAGCGCTCTACATCACCGGCGGCATCATCCTGGCACTGGGCATGATCCCGGGCATGCCGAACCTGGTGTTCCTGTTGCTGGGCGCCATCTTGCTCGGCGGCGGCTACCTGATCGCCAAGCGCCGCAAGGAAGCACCGGCCCTGGAGGCGGCCGCGGCGGCGGAAGCGGCAGCCGCGGCCAATGGCGGCGGCGCCGGTGGCGCCGGCGCGCCGGCCGAGTCCGAAGAAGCAACCTGGCAGGATGTCATGGCGGTCGATACGCTCGGCCTGGAAGTCGGCTACCGCCTGATTCCGCTGGTGGACAAGACCCAGGGCGGCGAGCTGCTCAAGCGCATCAAGGGCATCCGCAAGAAGTTCGCCCAGGAAGTCGGCTTCTTGGCGCCGCCGGTCCACATCCGCGACAACCTGGAGCTAAAGCCCTCGGCCTACCGCATCACGCTCAAGGGGGTAGAAGTAGGCGCCGGCGAGGCCATGAACGGGCAGTTTTTGGCGATCAACCCCGGCATGGCCAGCGGCACGCTGCCGGGCCTGGTGACGGTGGACCCGGCCTTTGGCCTGCCGGCTACCTGGATCGACGCCAGCCTGCGCGACGAGGCGCAGAGCATGGGCTATACCGTGGTCGATGCCGGCACCGTGGTCGCGACCCACCTGAACCATCTGATTACGACCCACGCCTCGGAGCTGCTGGGCCGCATGGAAGTGCAGGCGCTGCTCGACCATCTGGGCAAGGAAACCCCGAAGCTGGTGGAAGACCTGGTGCCCAAGGTGGTGTCGCTGTCGACCCTGCAGAAGGTGCTGCAGAACCTGCTGCAAGAAGGGGTGCACATCCGCGACATGCGCACCATCATCGAGGCGCTGTCGGAATTTTCGACCCAGACCCAGGACCCGAACGAGCTGACCGCCATGGTGCGCGTGGGCCTGGGCCGTGCGATCGTGCAGCAGCTGTTCCCGGGCATGAACGAATTGTCCGTCATGACGCTCGACAACCGCCTCGAGCGCCTGCTGATGCAAGCCATGGGCACTGGCGGCGACGGCGCCGGCATCGAGCCCGGCCTGGCCGACACCATCGCCCAGCAGGCAGCCAGCGCCGCCCAGCAGCAGGAAGAGCTGGGCCTGTCCCCGGTGCTCCTGGTGCCGGCCCCGCTGCGGGTGCTGCTGGCGCGCTTCCTGCGCCGCGCTGTGCCGCAGCTAAAGGTGCTGTCGCATAACGAGATTCCCGAAACCAAGACGATTCGGGTGACCAGCCTGGTGGGTGTGCCAATGTAA
- a CDS encoding TrkA family potassium uptake protein gives MLGRIFTEQFAFSASDSVVVIGLGRFGGAVAQSLVRLGHDVMGIDHKEELVQVWGDRLTHAVQADSTNENVMLQLGVADFSHAIVAIGSDLAASLMTLMVLTELGIKDIWVKAMTPEHGQIAQRIGAHHVVYPEADMGARVAHLITGRMMDFIEFEDGFAIAKIHAPADTHDKTLAEAHVRSRFGVTIVGVKRANEDFQHALPDTRIRGADLLIVSGPTRKIEEFAAGPRKGRS, from the coding sequence TTGTTGGGTAGAATTTTCACAGAGCAGTTTGCGTTCTCGGCAAGCGACAGTGTGGTCGTCATCGGCCTTGGCCGCTTCGGGGGCGCCGTCGCCCAGTCGCTGGTGCGGCTGGGACACGACGTCATGGGCATCGACCACAAGGAAGAGCTGGTGCAGGTCTGGGGCGACCGCCTGACCCATGCGGTACAGGCCGACTCGACCAACGAGAACGTCATGTTGCAGCTCGGCGTGGCCGATTTTTCCCACGCCATCGTCGCGATCGGCTCGGACCTTGCCGCCAGCCTGATGACGCTGATGGTGTTGACCGAACTGGGCATCAAGGATATCTGGGTCAAGGCCATGACGCCCGAGCACGGCCAGATCGCCCAGCGCATCGGCGCCCACCATGTGGTCTATCCCGAGGCCGACATGGGCGCCCGGGTAGCCCACCTGATCACGGGTCGCATGATGGATTTCATCGAGTTCGAAGACGGCTTCGCGATTGCCAAGATCCACGCGCCGGCCGACACGCACGACAAGACGCTGGCCGAAGCGCACGTGCGCTCGCGCTTTGGCGTCACGATCGTGGGCGTCAAGCGCGCCAACGAAGACTTCCAGCATGCGCTGCCCGATACCCGCATCCGCGGTGCCGACCTGCTGATCGTGTCGGGGCCAACCCGCAAGATCGAAGAATTCGCGGCCGGCCCACGCAAGGGACGCTCGTAG
- a CDS encoding M35 family metallo-endopeptidase has translation MLLRPSLSCLLALASLSALAQDVSVTLEPLRQSFSRSDDVQVQVTLSNTGLAPQFILKWHTPVEGIQAPLFEVQRDGQPVPYLGIEAKRPAPGPNDYVRLEPGASISSIVELSALYEMNVTGAYTLRYRTAAAGLFGSASARMVTGTLASNTASIWIDARLPRGARPPAKEAAAGNGLAFKKCSNAQQEQLAAAVDAGRAMTVDGHAYLSAGSSHGTRYATWFGAHEPARATRVTKNFAAIRDAFETKPLTIDCGCNATYFAYVYPAQPYTIYVCKAFWSAPLTGTDSRGGTLLHELSHFNVVAGTDDHVYGQSGATELARTDPARAANNADSHEYFGENSPPQQ, from the coding sequence ATGTTACTGCGCCCGTCCCTCTCCTGCCTGCTGGCCCTTGCCTCGCTTTCGGCGCTGGCCCAGGATGTCAGCGTCACGCTCGAGCCGCTGCGCCAGAGCTTTTCCCGTAGCGACGATGTACAGGTCCAGGTCACCTTGTCCAATACCGGGCTGGCGCCGCAATTCATCCTGAAATGGCATACCCCGGTAGAAGGCATACAGGCGCCGCTGTTCGAGGTACAGCGCGACGGCCAGCCGGTGCCCTACCTCGGTATCGAGGCCAAGCGGCCAGCGCCCGGCCCGAACGATTACGTGCGGCTCGAGCCGGGCGCCTCGATCAGCAGCATCGTCGAGTTGTCGGCGCTGTATGAGATGAACGTCACCGGCGCCTACACCCTGCGCTATCGTACCGCCGCCGCCGGCCTGTTCGGCAGCGCCAGCGCGCGCATGGTCACCGGGACGCTGGCGTCGAATACGGCCAGTATCTGGATCGACGCCCGCCTGCCACGCGGCGCCCGCCCCCCTGCCAAAGAGGCCGCCGCCGGCAACGGGCTGGCGTTCAAAAAATGTTCCAATGCCCAGCAAGAACAACTGGCCGCGGCAGTCGATGCCGGACGCGCGATGACGGTCGATGGACATGCCTACCTGAGCGCTGGTAGCAGCCATGGCACCCGCTATGCCACCTGGTTCGGCGCGCATGAGCCTGCGCGCGCAACCAGGGTCACGAAGAACTTCGCGGCAATCCGCGATGCCTTCGAGACCAAGCCATTGACCATAGACTGCGGCTGCAACGCCACGTATTTCGCCTATGTGTACCCGGCCCAGCCCTACACGATCTATGTCTGCAAGGCCTTCTGGAGCGCCCCCCTGACCGGCACCGATTCGCGCGGCGGCACCCTGTTGCACGAGCTGAGCCACTTCAACGTGGTGGCCGGCACCGACGACCATGTGTACGGGCAATCGGGGGCGACCGAACTGGCGCGCACCGACCCGGCGCGCGCGGCCAACAACGCCGATTCCCATGAATATTTCGGGGAGAATTCGCCCCCGCAGCAATAG
- a CDS encoding M35 family metallo-endopeptidase: protein MIWNGIVKSAVGAATLMVACGAMAAPQGVTVSVVPDKNTLGKEDDVVVKVTITNASDTPHYILKSRTPFSGIEEALFDVKRDGEPVPYLGAHIKRAAPTRSDYFVLKPGASHTVKVELSGLYDMSVSGDYQISYKTVSPQLFLDSPQANGRAGAAARDATSADNALVSAPASIWIDGRVPRGEKSQTMLDIEAMKRAAEQPSTASLSYSKCTTSQQSTIASAMAAGTNMANSSDTYMQNGVIGTRYTKWFGANNSSRVATVKAHFAAIKDAFANKPVVVDCGCNQNYYAYVYPTQPYKIYVCKAFWTAPMTGTDSKGGTLVHEMSHFNVVAGTDDHVYGQTGAANLAISNPAQAVDNADSHEYFAENTPALN, encoded by the coding sequence ATGATCTGGAATGGCATCGTGAAATCGGCAGTGGGCGCAGCAACGCTGATGGTGGCCTGTGGCGCAATGGCCGCACCTCAGGGCGTGACGGTCAGCGTCGTGCCCGACAAGAACACGCTGGGCAAGGAAGACGACGTGGTGGTGAAGGTCACCATCACCAATGCGTCCGACACGCCGCACTACATCCTGAAATCGCGCACCCCGTTCAGCGGCATCGAGGAAGCGCTGTTCGATGTCAAGCGCGACGGTGAGCCGGTGCCCTACCTCGGCGCCCACATCAAGCGCGCGGCGCCAACCAGGAGCGATTATTTCGTGCTCAAGCCGGGCGCTTCGCATACCGTCAAGGTGGAACTGTCCGGCCTGTACGACATGAGCGTCAGCGGCGATTACCAGATCAGCTACAAGACCGTCTCGCCCCAGCTGTTCCTGGATAGCCCGCAAGCCAATGGCCGCGCGGGCGCCGCCGCCCGCGACGCCACCAGCGCCGACAATGCATTGGTCTCGGCGCCGGCCTCGATCTGGATCGACGGCCGCGTGCCGCGCGGCGAGAAGTCGCAGACCATGCTCGACATCGAAGCGATGAAGCGCGCCGCCGAACAGCCGTCAACGGCCAGCCTGAGCTACAGCAAGTGCACTACTTCGCAGCAGAGCACCATCGCCTCGGCAATGGCGGCCGGCACCAACATGGCCAACAGCAGCGACACCTATATGCAGAACGGCGTCATTGGCACCCGCTACACCAAGTGGTTCGGCGCCAACAACAGCAGCCGCGTAGCCACCGTCAAGGCGCACTTCGCCGCCATCAAGGATGCCTTCGCCAACAAGCCGGTGGTGGTCGATTGCGGCTGCAACCAGAATTACTATGCCTACGTGTATCCAACCCAGCCGTACAAGATCTACGTATGCAAGGCGTTCTGGACCGCGCCGATGACCGGCACCGATTCCAAGGGCGGCACGCTGGTGCACGAGATGAGCCACTTCAACGTGGTGGCCGGCACCGATGACCACGTGTATGGCCAGACCGGCGCGGCCAACCTGGCGATCAGCAATCCGGCCCAGGCCGTGGACAACGCCGACTCGCACGAGTATTTTGCGGAAAATACGCCGGCATTGAATTAA
- a CDS encoding RNA polymerase sigma factor FliA, which yields MYTVKGITDKNHLLTEHMPLVKRLAHHMKAKLPPSVEVDDLIQAGMIGLLDAINRYEDNHGAQFETYAVLRIRGAMLDELRSSDWMPRSTRQNMRKVEAAMEALQQRLGRPASESEIAKSLKMSLEDYQDILGDGGGHQLLYYEDFHADEGSDNFLDRYAVDDADPLRALLDTDFRQAVIDAIDRLPPREKMLMGLYYEEELNLKEIGAVMGVSESRVSQLHTQAVSRLRASLKEQLWTGPA from the coding sequence ATGTACACGGTCAAGGGAATAACGGACAAGAACCATCTACTGACGGAGCACATGCCGTTGGTGAAGCGTCTTGCCCACCACATGAAGGCCAAGCTGCCGCCTTCGGTGGAAGTTGATGACCTGATACAGGCCGGGATGATCGGCCTGCTCGACGCGATCAACCGCTACGAGGACAACCACGGCGCCCAGTTCGAGACCTATGCGGTGCTGCGTATTCGCGGCGCCATGCTCGACGAACTGCGCAGCAGCGACTGGATGCCGCGCAGTACGCGCCAGAACATGCGCAAGGTAGAAGCCGCGATGGAAGCGCTGCAGCAGCGCCTCGGGCGCCCGGCCAGCGAATCCGAGATCGCCAAGTCGCTCAAGATGTCGCTCGAGGACTACCAGGACATCCTGGGCGACGGCGGCGGCCACCAGCTGCTGTACTACGAAGACTTCCATGCCGACGAGGGCAGCGACAACTTCCTCGACCGCTATGCGGTGGACGATGCCGATCCGCTGCGGGCGCTGCTCGATACCGACTTCCGCCAGGCCGTCATCGACGCCATCGACCGGCTGCCGCCGCGCGAGAAAATGCTGATGGGCCTGTACTACGAAGAAGAACTCAACCTGAAGGAAATCGGCGCGGTCATGGGCGTGAGCGAATCGCGCGTGTCGCAGCTGCACACCCAGGCGGTGTCGCGGCTGCGTGCCTCACTCAAGGAGCAATTGTGGACTGGGCCAGCGTAG
- the flhF gene encoding flagellar biosynthesis protein FlhF, protein MNVKKFTAASSREALRKVREALGPDAVILSNRPVDGVVEILALDNDDVASLSAPSVEDTPPPFGAFDNDFDPEPVFSRAAAAFAPAFAAPERRAAAAEVVPPTYANRRAPAPEATIDMAAMTSMMSAAISQAKESAAAEMSGMMSEIRAMRGMMESQLAELSWNSTTQREPHKTAVLRDMLAAGFSATLARYLVDKMPATKDAAEALRWIKTVLARNLTTIANEDDLLSRGGVFALVGPTGVGKTTTTAKLAARCVMRHGADKLALITTDAYRIGGHEQLRIYGKILGVMVHSVKDEADLRIALKELKNKHTVLIDTIGMSQRDQMVTEQVAMLSGSGADVKRLLCLNATSTHETLNEVVRAYQGSGLAGCIMTKLDEAASIGNVLDVVIRQKLNLHYISNGQRVPEDLHLADRAMLVDRAFRGKAAGNTLADADLPLVLAAAGANAGNLHNDRSLREVSLG, encoded by the coding sequence ATGAACGTGAAGAAATTTACAGCGGCTAGTTCCCGGGAGGCGTTGCGCAAGGTGCGCGAGGCGCTCGGCCCGGACGCGGTCATCCTGTCCAACCGCCCGGTCGACGGCGTGGTCGAGATCCTGGCGCTGGACAACGATGACGTTGCCTCGTTGTCTGCTCCGAGCGTCGAAGACACGCCGCCGCCGTTCGGCGCCTTCGACAACGATTTCGACCCGGAGCCGGTGTTCTCCCGCGCCGCGGCGGCGTTTGCCCCTGCGTTTGCCGCGCCCGAGCGCCGCGCCGCTGCCGCCGAGGTCGTTCCGCCTACCTACGCCAACCGCCGCGCCCCGGCCCCGGAAGCCACCATCGACATGGCCGCCATGACGTCGATGATGAGCGCCGCGATCTCGCAGGCCAAGGAATCGGCGGCCGCCGAGATGAGCGGCATGATGAGCGAGATCCGCGCCATGCGCGGCATGATGGAATCGCAGCTGGCCGAGCTGTCGTGGAACAGCACCACCCAGCGCGAGCCGCACAAGACAGCGGTGCTGCGCGACATGCTGGCTGCCGGTTTCTCGGCGACGCTGGCGCGCTACCTGGTCGACAAGATGCCGGCCACGAAAGACGCCGCCGAGGCACTGCGCTGGATCAAGACCGTCCTTGCCCGCAACCTGACCACCATCGCCAACGAAGACGACCTGCTCTCGCGTGGCGGCGTGTTCGCCCTGGTCGGCCCGACCGGCGTGGGCAAGACCACCACCACCGCCAAGCTGGCCGCGCGCTGCGTGATGCGCCATGGCGCCGACAAGCTGGCCCTGATCACCACCGATGCCTACCGTATCGGCGGCCACGAGCAGCTGCGCATCTACGGCAAGATCCTGGGCGTGATGGTGCACTCGGTGAAGGACGAAGCCGACCTGCGCATTGCCCTGAAAGAGCTCAAGAACAAGCACACCGTGCTGATCGACACCATCGGCATGTCGCAGCGCGACCAGATGGTGACCGAGCAGGTGGCCATGCTCAGCGGATCGGGCGCCGACGTCAAACGCCTGCTGTGCCTGAACGCGACCTCGACCCACGAGACCCTCAACGAAGTGGTGCGCGCCTACCAGGGCAGCGGCCTGGCCGGCTGCATCATGACCAAGCTCGACGAAGCCGCCTCGATCGGCAACGTGCTCGACGTCGTGATCCGCCAGAAGCTGAACCTGCACTACATCTCGAACGGCCAGCGCGTGCCGGAAGACCTGCACCTGGCCGACCGCGCCATGCTGGTCGATCGCGCCTTCCGCGGCAAGGCCGCTGGCAACACCCTGGCCGACGCCGACCTGCCGCTGGTGCTGGCCGCTGCCGGCGCCAACGCGGGCAACCTGCATAACGACCGCAGCCTGCGCGAGGTGTCCCTTGGCTAG
- a CDS encoding flagellar motor protein produces MDWASVAGLALALAGILVGHTLDGGRFASLVQPAAFAIVVVGTFGAVLLQSETRSFLQGLRMLRWVFFPPKSGRDKLSREIALWSLTARRDGLLSLEQYMGTKDKFIQKGLRLVVDGINPDKIRSLLESEINAYEFSQRQAARIWESAAGYAPTIGILGAVLGLIHVMENLSDPARLGSGIAVAFVSTVYGVGLANLFFYPVGNKLKAIVTDKVTQYEILAEVFHDLASGDHTRVVDERVASLLARH; encoded by the coding sequence GTGGACTGGGCCAGCGTAGCCGGGCTCGCGCTCGCGCTCGCGGGCATCCTGGTTGGCCACACGCTCGATGGCGGACGCTTTGCGTCGCTGGTCCAGCCGGCCGCCTTCGCCATTGTGGTGGTCGGCACCTTTGGCGCGGTGCTGCTGCAAAGCGAAACCCGCAGCTTCCTGCAAGGCCTGCGCATGCTGCGCTGGGTGTTCTTTCCGCCCAAGTCGGGCCGCGACAAGCTCTCGCGCGAGATCGCCTTGTGGAGCCTGACGGCGCGCCGCGATGGCCTGCTCTCGCTCGAGCAGTACATGGGGACCAAGGACAAGTTCATCCAGAAAGGCTTGCGCCTGGTAGTGGACGGCATCAATCCGGACAAGATCCGCAGCCTGCTCGAGAGCGAGATCAACGCCTACGAATTTTCTCAGCGCCAGGCCGCGCGCATCTGGGAATCAGCGGCCGGCTACGCGCCGACCATCGGCATCCTGGGCGCCGTGCTGGGCCTGATTCATGTAATGGAAAACCTGTCGGATCCGGCGCGCCTGGGCTCGGGCATCGCGGTCGCTTTCGTGTCGACCGTGTACGGCGTGGGATTGGCCAATCTGTTCTTCTACCCGGTCGGAAACAAGCTCAAGGCCATCGTCACGGACAAGGTGACGCAGTACGAAATCCTGGCCGAAGTCTTCCATGACCTGGCCAGCGGCGACCACACCCGCGTAGTCGACGAGCGGGTAGCGTCGCTGCTCGCGCGCCACTAG
- a CDS encoding antiactivator of flagellar biosynthesis FleN protein: MASFDFDQAEGLRRMLQGPRPRIVTFLSATPEDDKGAMLVNLGASLAQLGNEVLIVDACEREYGVARRLGIQRAATLAHVARQECGLNQVLHAVPQGFSVASLGLAQRSEGDADARRLAKTFDVLVKQAGIVMVDGELGPDGELPLPLMAASEIVVQVGTSATSITNAYALIKHLSQQLGRRPFGILVTGATEAEAKVVYDNMSTAATRYLAVTLNSMGALPADEYLHRAARLGRSVVDAFPLAGASVAFRQLAGKFALHALPQAVRGGGTQFGA; encoded by the coding sequence TTGGCTAGTTTCGATTTCGACCAGGCCGAAGGCCTGCGCCGCATGCTGCAGGGCCCGCGCCCGCGCATCGTCACTTTTCTTTCTGCCACCCCCGAAGACGACAAGGGCGCAATGCTGGTCAACCTGGGCGCCTCGCTGGCCCAGCTGGGCAACGAGGTGCTCATCGTCGATGCCTGCGAACGCGAATATGGCGTTGCGCGCCGCCTCGGCATCCAGCGCGCCGCCACGCTGGCGCACGTGGCGCGCCAGGAGTGCGGCCTGAACCAGGTGCTGCACGCGGTCCCGCAGGGCTTCTCGGTCGCCTCGCTCGGCCTGGCCCAGCGCTCGGAAGGCGATGCCGATGCGCGCCGCCTGGCCAAGACCTTCGACGTGCTGGTCAAGCAGGCCGGCATCGTGATGGTAGACGGCGAGCTCGGGCCGGACGGCGAATTGCCGCTGCCGCTGATGGCGGCCTCGGAGATCGTGGTCCAGGTCGGGACGTCCGCCACCTCGATCACGAATGCCTACGCGCTGATCAAGCATTTGTCGCAACAGCTCGGCCGCCGCCCGTTCGGCATCCTGGTGACCGGTGCGACCGAGGCGGAAGCCAAGGTGGTATACGATAATATGTCAACCGCGGCAACACGCTACCTGGCGGTGACGCTCAATTCGATGGGCGCGCTCCCGGCCGACGAATACCTGCACCGCGCCGCGCGCCTGGGACGGTCGGTGGTCGATGCCTTCCCGCTGGCGGGTGCATCGGTGGCGTTTCGCCAGCTGGCTGGCAAGTTCGCGCTGCACGCGCTGCCGCAGGCGGTCCGGGGAGGCGGTACGCAGTTCGGGGCCTAG